CGGAGGCCGACCTCGTCCAGGGGCTCGCGCGCGGTGAGGCGGTCCACCACGGCCATGCGCAGGCGCAGCTCGTCGCCCTGGTAGAGGCGGGCCAGCACCCGGCCGGCCAGCCGGCGGACGCACCGTGCGGCGCGGTCCACCGTCAGGCGGGCGACGGCCTCGGCGAGCGGGTCG
This sequence is a window from Bacillota bacterium. Protein-coding genes within it:
- a CDS encoding acyl-CoA dehydrogenase; its protein translation is DPLAEAVARLTVDRAARCVRRLAGRVLARLYQGDELRLRMAVVDRLTAREPLDEVGLRRQIAERVLEARGYVA